One segment of Verrucomicrobiia bacterium DNA contains the following:
- a CDS encoding F0F1 ATP synthase subunit delta produces the protein MSQKTVRTISESFLAYLTEEGLTDLLPEIAESLTREADRRQVITIMSAAPLPEGEKSDLKKTLTAKWGEHAVEFTVDESLLSGMIIAYRDQVIDMSGRSALNDLSQKLS, from the coding sequence ATGAGCCAGAAAACCGTCCGTACTATCTCCGAAAGTTTTTTGGCCTACCTCACCGAGGAAGGACTAACCGACCTTCTTCCTGAGATTGCCGAGAGCCTAACTAGGGAAGCTGACCGCCGCCAAGTGATCACCATCATGAGCGCCGCCCCCCTCCCAGAAGGCGAGAAGTCCGACCTTAAGAAAACCCTTACTGCAAAGTGGGGTGAGCACGCCGTGGAATTTACCGTAGACGAGTCTCTTCTCTCCGGCATGATTATTGCCTACCGTGATCAGGTCATCGACATGTCTGGTCGCTCCGCCCTTAACGACTTGAGTCAGAAGCTCTCCTAA
- the atpA gene encoding F0F1 ATP synthase subunit alpha — translation MPDTSLITDLKEKLGSWKPAHQEATVGTVERIADGIATISGLPHTQASELLHIQTPTGPVAAMALNLEEKRIGAIILGDYLKVEAGMRVLGTGEVATVPAGKELVGRVVNALGEPIDGAGPLKTKERRPVERIAPGVITRKSVHEPLQTGIMSIDAMIPIGRGQRELIIGDRGTGKTAIAIDTIINQKDSGIICIYVAIGQKESKIARLRAELESKDAMGHTIIVSAGASDPASMQFLAPYAGCAMGEWFMENGQHALVIYDDLSKHAVAYREISLLLRRPAGREAYPGDVFYLHSRLLERAAKLNDDLGAGSLTALPIIETQAGDVAAYIPTNVISITDGQIYLENDLFYQGIRPAVNVGISVSRVGGSAQVKTMRKVSGRLRLELAQYRELAAFAQFGSDLDAATKAQVERGKRLTELLKQPQFNPLPVGEQVALIYAGTNDLLDELQPEEVGPFVAFTRDELPTRYAKLLQELSTAKSLEEKTEATLKETMQKVVTAFKKK, via the coding sequence ATGCCTGATACATCACTTATTACAGACCTCAAGGAGAAGCTTGGTTCTTGGAAACCTGCGCACCAGGAAGCCACAGTGGGAACCGTCGAGCGCATTGCTGATGGCATCGCCACCATTAGCGGCCTCCCCCACACCCAAGCAAGCGAGCTCCTCCATATCCAGACCCCAACTGGTCCCGTTGCGGCCATGGCCTTGAACCTGGAAGAAAAGCGGATCGGCGCCATCATCCTTGGTGACTACTTAAAGGTAGAAGCCGGTATGCGCGTACTTGGTACCGGTGAAGTTGCCACCGTCCCTGCCGGCAAAGAGCTGGTTGGACGCGTAGTGAACGCACTCGGTGAACCAATCGACGGCGCTGGGCCCCTCAAGACTAAGGAGCGCCGCCCCGTAGAACGCATTGCCCCCGGCGTTATTACACGCAAGAGCGTGCACGAACCACTCCAGACCGGAATCATGTCCATCGATGCCATGATCCCAATTGGCCGTGGACAGCGCGAGCTGATCATTGGTGACCGTGGTACCGGAAAGACGGCTATCGCCATCGACACCATCATCAACCAGAAAGACAGTGGCATCATTTGTATCTACGTGGCCATTGGCCAGAAGGAATCAAAGATTGCCCGCCTTCGCGCGGAGCTGGAGAGCAAAGACGCCATGGGTCATACCATTATCGTCTCTGCCGGTGCCTCCGACCCTGCCTCCATGCAGTTCCTTGCCCCATATGCCGGCTGTGCCATGGGTGAGTGGTTTATGGAAAACGGCCAGCACGCTTTGGTTATTTACGATGATCTCTCCAAGCACGCCGTTGCCTACCGCGAAATCTCCCTCTTGCTCCGCCGTCCTGCCGGACGCGAAGCCTACCCAGGTGACGTATTCTACCTTCACTCTCGCCTCCTAGAGCGTGCCGCCAAACTGAACGATGATTTAGGTGCCGGCTCCCTTACCGCCCTGCCAATCATTGAGACCCAGGCTGGTGACGTTGCGGCGTACATTCCGACCAACGTTATTTCCATTACTGACGGTCAGATTTACCTGGAAAACGACTTGTTCTACCAGGGTATCCGCCCAGCCGTTAACGTTGGTATCTCCGTATCCCGCGTAGGTGGTTCTGCCCAGGTAAAGACCATGCGCAAAGTATCTGGACGCCTCCGCCTGGAGCTTGCCCAGTACCGTGAGCTGGCTGCCTTTGCCCAGTTTGGCTCAGACCTAGACGCTGCCACCAAGGCCCAGGTTGAACGTGGAAAGCGCCTTACCGAGCTCCTAAAGCAGCCTCAGTTCAACCCGCTCCCTGTTGGTGAACAGGTTGCCCTCATTTACGCCGGGACAAACGACTTGCTCGATGAACTTCAGCCAGAAGAAGTAGGTCCTTTCGTGGCCTTTACCCGTGACGAGCTTCCTACCCGTTACGCCAAGCTGCTTCAGGAACTCTCAACTGCCAAGTCTCTCGAAGAGAAGACCGAGGCCACACTCAAAGAGACCATGCAAAAAGTAGTAACCGCTTTCAAGAAGAAATAG